The uncultured Methanobrevibacter sp. sequence AAAATTTTAAATAATTGACGTTTACTACTTCTGAAACCAGGTATCTGAATACCAGAATTATAAAGTTGTTCTGAAATCTTTTTAGCATTCAAACCACTGATTTCAACCCAAAGATATGAGAACAGCATACAACAGAGGATGAAAAATACTGCATATACTAACACATGAAGTGGTTCAGTAATAAACATTTCCAATTTAGGTGTTGATAATAACCATGCAATACCATCCACAGGTTTACCTTTATCGATGTGACCTAAAATAGGTACACCAATTTTTTGGAAAATATTTGCAAATAAAGTTACGTTTACAAGCAATGCACTAGTCAAAATAACTGGCATGTTACTGGAGTAAACAAATTTTAATGGATATTTACCAACAGATCCCCTAATTCTACCGTGACCTCTTACACTACCGTGAGAAATCGGAATTTCAACTCTCATTGATTCACCATAAAGAACAACTAAAAATACAATAATAGTTGCAATCAATGGTATTAAGACAGAGAAGTCATATACACCAGTTGTAGCTAATTGAATAAATTTAGGAATAATTCCTGCAAATAAACCGTCAGTACCTGAGAGAATACTGAATGTTCCTACAACAATAGCTTGACATACACCTGCTGCAATGAACAAACCAATTCCACTACCGAATCCCCATTTAGAAACAACTTCATCAAGATAAATAATAATTAATGCACCAATAACAAGTTGCAAAATTAATAATCCAGTGTAAGAACCATCAATTGGTATTACATTTCCAGTCAATACTAAAACAGAAGCTTCGAATATTGTGAATACAATTGATAATACTTTTTGAGTAGCCTGAAAATGAGACTTATCTTTATGAGAAGATAAATCTAAATCCAAAAGATTAGAACCTACTAATAACTGCAATACAATGGATGCAGTTACAATAGGACCAATCCCTAAAGTGAGAATTGAACCAAAACTACCTGCCATTACTGCTCTTAACTGAGCGAACTGATCTATAGATGCGGCAGATACCCCGTATAATGGAATTTGAGTTAAAAAGAAATATAATACTAAAACGATAGCGGTCCATTTGAGTTTTTCATTAAACTCTT is a genomic window containing:
- the secY gene encoding preprotein translocase subunit SecY; its protein translation is MSALEVLEPIFKFIPEVKSPVHREEFNEKLKWTAIVLVLYFFLTQIPLYGVSAASIDQFAQLRAVMAGSFGSILTLGIGPIVTASIVLQLLVGSNLLDLDLSSHKDKSHFQATQKVLSIVFTIFEASVLVLTGNVIPIDGSYTGLLILQLVIGALIIIYLDEVVSKWGFGSGIGLFIAAGVCQAIVVGTFSILSGTDGLFAGIIPKFIQLATTGVYDFSVLIPLIATIIVFLVVLYGESMRVEIPISHGSVRGHGRIRGSVGKYPLKFVYSSNMPVILTSALLVNVTLFANIFQKIGVPILGHIDKGKPVDGIAWLLSTPKLEMFITEPLHVLVYAVFFILCCMLFSYLWVEISGLNAKKISEQLYNSGIQIPGFRSSKRQLFKILKKYIPALTIISGIYVGLIAFLADLTGALGGGTGVLLTVGIVHKLYEEMAEEQLMSSNPLLRKFLGDN